The following are from one region of the Cyanobium gracile PCC 6307 genome:
- a CDS encoding class I SAM-dependent methyltransferase yields the protein MPLASPILDQRTYRHQAAFQKDFAAQWPDLERQVRTSLRLMALNGIRDPLTDAPIAAADLQVVGPNFRESLQHDGLVSRQRAVLLLLRQLIEAGQLPLLESLRLYCPEAITLFAQRLRGLVAHYQGSEYLPDPQDPRRQQVHHDDLCTLSFADASFDAVICNEILEHVYDLPAALRSMRRVLVPGGALLGTVPFAYGQAASTVKAVHRGRGQEPQLLSEPEFHGDPVQPGQGSLVYRIPGWEFLDQLREAGFEDPRIEAIHSPTYGILGAEIPWILVFMAQRPPDPPPAG from the coding sequence GTGCCCCTGGCCTCCCCGATCCTTGATCAGCGCACCTACCGCCACCAGGCCGCCTTCCAGAAGGATTTCGCGGCGCAGTGGCCTGATCTGGAACGGCAGGTGCGCACCAGCCTGCGCCTGATGGCCCTCAACGGCATCCGGGACCCCCTTACCGATGCCCCCATCGCCGCCGCCGATCTCCAGGTGGTGGGCCCTAACTTCCGCGAAAGCCTGCAGCACGATGGCCTGGTGTCCCGGCAACGGGCCGTGCTGCTGCTGCTGCGCCAGCTGATCGAAGCCGGCCAGCTGCCGCTGCTGGAATCCCTGCGGTTGTACTGCCCGGAAGCCATCACCCTGTTCGCCCAGCGCCTGCGGGGCCTGGTGGCCCACTACCAGGGCAGCGAATACCTGCCGGATCCCCAGGATCCCCGCCGCCAGCAGGTGCACCACGACGATCTCTGCACTCTCAGCTTTGCCGACGCCAGCTTCGATGCGGTGATCTGCAACGAGATCCTCGAGCACGTCTACGACCTGCCGGCCGCCCTGCGGTCAATGCGGCGCGTGCTCGTGCCCGGTGGTGCCCTTCTCGGCACGGTGCCCTTCGCCTACGGCCAGGCGGCGTCCACGGTGAAGGCCGTGCACCGGGGCCGGGGGCAGGAGCCCCAGCTGCTCTCGGAGCCCGAATTCCACGGCGACCCGGTGCAGCCGGGGCAGGGATCCCTGGTGTATCGCATCCCCGGCTGGGAGTTCCTCGATCAGCTGCGCGAGGCCGGCTTCGAGGATCCCCGCATCGAAGCCATCCATTCCCCCACCTACGGCATCCTCGGCGCCGAGATCCCCTGGATCCTGGTGTTCATGGCCCAGCGTCCGCCGGATCCACCACCTGCAGGCTGA